In the Chloroflexota bacterium genome, one interval contains:
- a CDS encoding nucleoside hydrolase, with protein sequence MVKHKVIIDCDPGHDDAIGIVLGAPHLDILGITCVGGNQTLEKVTVNALKIVEVIGRTDIPVVPGIGRPLVKAASHAPDVHGLTGMDGPVLPAPVTKAKAGHAVDFIIDTVMANDGVTLIPTGPLTNIAVALRKEPRIASRLQEISIMGGSATHGNRSVAAEFNIWYDPEAAHIVFGSGVPIKMHGLNLTLQVVATEDVIAKCRAIGNRPAIFVAELLDFFADAQKRKLGTHSGALHDPVAVAGVIDPTLFEYYDMHVGIELRGERTYGMTVSDMRHLRGSAFGFPQSATPLRGEPPNAQVGMKADAPRFFKLLYETLATYK encoded by the coding sequence ATGGTCAAACACAAGGTAATCATCGATTGCGATCCCGGGCACGACGACGCCATCGGGATCGTGCTGGGCGCGCCGCATCTGGACATCCTCGGCATCACCTGCGTCGGCGGCAACCAGACCCTCGAAAAGGTCACTGTCAACGCGCTCAAGATCGTCGAAGTCATCGGGCGGACGGATATTCCCGTCGTGCCCGGCATTGGCCGTCCGCTGGTCAAGGCGGCGTCGCACGCGCCTGATGTCCATGGCCTGACCGGCATGGACGGCCCGGTACTGCCGGCACCGGTGACGAAGGCGAAGGCCGGTCATGCGGTGGACTTCATCATCGACACCGTCATGGCCAACGACGGCGTCACGCTGATTCCCACCGGACCACTGACCAACATCGCCGTCGCCCTGCGCAAGGAGCCGCGCATCGCGTCGCGCCTGCAAGAGATCAGCATCATGGGCGGCTCGGCGACACACGGCAATCGCAGTGTGGCCGCCGAGTTCAACATCTGGTACGACCCGGAGGCGGCGCACATCGTCTTCGGCAGCGGCGTGCCGATCAAAATGCACGGGCTGAACCTGACGCTGCAGGTGGTCGCTACCGAGGACGTAATCGCCAAATGCCGTGCCATCGGCAACAGGCCGGCCATCTTCGTGGCCGAGCTGCTCGACTTCTTCGCCGATGCACAGAAACGCAAACTCGGCACACACAGCGGCGCACTGCACGACCCGGTCGCCGTCGCCGGCGTGATCGACCCCACGCTGTTCGAGTACTACGATATGCACGTCGGGATCGAGTTGCGCGGCGAGCGGACATACGGGATGACCGTGAGCGACATGCGGCACCTGCGGGGCAGCGCATTCGGCTTTCCGCAAAGTGCAACGCCGCTGCGCGGCGAGCCGCCCAACGCGCAGGTCGGCATGAAGGCCGATGCGCCGCGCTTCTTCAAGTTACTTTACGAGACACTCGCTACGTACAAGTAA
- a CDS encoding amidohydrolase family protein, which translates to MFDVLIRNGMIYDGDGGAPCTGDIALNGDVIAAVGALGGARGVIEVDARGLAVAPGFINVMSHAEQSLIADGRSQSDIRQGVTLEVLGESWVGPLNDRLKREWVERQGDIKFDIAWSTLGGYLEWLVEHGIACNVASFVPLLTLRPYVLGYENRPPTPDELRQLEYLVRQAMDEGALGLATALIYPPDCYAQTAELVALARAAAACGGMYISHIRSEGNAWLEAVDELIGIARAADIPAEIYHLKAASTANWHKLEPVIAKVEAARASGARITADMYTYTAGSTGLSAAFPPWAHEGGHQALVARLQDPAARARIKAEMSTPSNAWENLYLAAGADGTLLVAFKNDALKHLTGRTLAQVARERGQSPEDAAMDLVVADDSRIGTVYFMMSEDNIRRQIALPWVSFGSDSASVSAEGIFMKSNPHPRTYGNFARLLGKYVRDEKVISLTEAVRRLTSYPAETYRLGKRGALRDGYAADVVVFDPATVADHATYDNPHQYATGVNHVFVNGVAVIKNGEHTGATPGRVVRRS; encoded by the coding sequence ATGTTCGACGTATTGATTCGCAACGGCATGATCTATGATGGCGACGGCGGTGCGCCGTGTACTGGCGACATCGCCCTGAACGGCGACGTGATTGCTGCAGTGGGTGCGCTGGGCGGCGCACGCGGCGTCATTGAAGTCGACGCCAGGGGACTGGCCGTCGCGCCGGGCTTCATCAATGTGATGAGCCACGCGGAGCAGTCATTGATCGCGGACGGACGCTCGCAGAGCGACATCCGGCAGGGTGTCACGCTCGAAGTGCTTGGCGAGTCGTGGGTCGGCCCGCTGAACGATCGCCTCAAGCGTGAGTGGGTCGAGCGGCAGGGTGATATCAAATTCGACATCGCGTGGTCGACGCTGGGCGGCTATCTCGAGTGGCTGGTTGAGCACGGCATAGCGTGCAATGTAGCGTCGTTCGTGCCGCTGCTGACACTGCGGCCGTACGTGCTCGGCTACGAGAACCGCCCGCCGACGCCGGACGAGCTCAGGCAACTTGAGTACCTGGTTCGGCAAGCGATGGACGAAGGCGCGCTCGGCCTGGCGACCGCATTGATCTACCCGCCCGACTGCTACGCGCAGACTGCGGAGCTGGTGGCGCTGGCGCGGGCAGCGGCCGCGTGCGGCGGCATGTATATCTCGCACATCCGCAGCGAGGGGAACGCCTGGCTCGAAGCGGTGGATGAGTTGATCGGCATTGCGCGCGCGGCCGATATTCCCGCCGAGATCTACCACCTCAAGGCGGCCAGCACCGCCAACTGGCACAAGTTGGAGCCGGTCATCGCCAAAGTGGAGGCGGCGCGCGCATCGGGCGCGCGCATCACCGCCGACATGTACACTTACACAGCCGGTTCGACCGGGCTAAGCGCGGCGTTCCCGCCGTGGGCACACGAAGGCGGGCACCAAGCATTGGTGGCGCGGTTGCAGGATCCGGCTGCGCGGGCGCGCATTAAGGCCGAAATGTCGACGCCGAGCAACGCCTGGGAGAATCTCTACCTCGCGGCCGGCGCAGACGGCACGCTGCTCGTCGCATTCAAGAACGATGCGCTCAAGCACCTGACCGGCCGGACGCTGGCGCAGGTTGCGCGCGAGCGTGGACAGTCGCCCGAGGATGCTGCGATGGATCTGGTCGTCGCCGACGACAGTCGGATCGGCACGGTCTACTTCATGATGAGCGAGGACAACATCCGCCGCCAGATCGCGCTCCCGTGGGTGTCGTTCGGCTCCGATTCGGCGTCGGTCTCAGCGGAAGGCATCTTCATGAAGTCGAACCCGCACCCGCGCACCTACGGCAACTTTGCGCGCCTGCTGGGCAAATATGTGCGTGATGAGAAGGTTATTTCGCTGACGGAAGCGGTGCGGCGGCTTACGTCATATCCCGCCGAGACGTACCGGCTGGGCAAGCGCGGCGCGCTGCGTGACGGCTATGCCGCCGACGTGGTTGTCTTCGATCCGGCGACGGTTGCCGACCACGCCACATATGACAATCCGCATCAGTACGCCACGGGCGTGAACCATGTTTTTGTCAATGGCGTGGCAGTCATCAAGAACGGCGAGCACACCGGCGCCACGCCGGGCCGCGTCGTCCGCCGCAGTTGA